The following proteins are encoded in a genomic region of Comamonas resistens:
- a CDS encoding helix-turn-helix transcriptional regulator — translation MSNEQLADLTQPQRDRLAFVELRVRFIGEIRRQDLVTRFGIQSAAASRDLALYKELAPGNIDYDSKGKSYVLGPDFGPVFDFPPERVLSWLTQGFGDGEPMRLKAWVASESPSRLTHPDLDVLASVTRAIHQECPLGIEYHSISSGRTEREIVPFALIDNGLRWHVRAFDRKSQEFRDFVITRIKRPVVLKGQPVAPHETSDQDIQWTRIVELELVPHPDQPRPEITEMDYGMQGGVLRMNLRAATAGYILRKWSVDCSPDHSLRGHEYRLWLKDHLAIYGVKNATLAPGYKSQEQKIAEAEAD, via the coding sequence ATGTCGAACGAACAGCTTGCAGATCTAACCCAGCCACAACGCGACCGGCTCGCGTTTGTGGAGTTGCGCGTGCGCTTCATTGGGGAGATACGCCGCCAGGACTTGGTCACGCGGTTTGGCATCCAGTCCGCCGCCGCATCCAGGGATCTGGCGCTGTATAAAGAGTTGGCCCCGGGCAACATCGATTACGACTCCAAGGGCAAGTCCTACGTCCTGGGGCCGGACTTCGGGCCCGTCTTCGACTTCCCCCCGGAGCGGGTGCTGTCGTGGCTGACCCAGGGCTTTGGCGACGGCGAGCCGATGCGGCTAAAGGCGTGGGTGGCCAGCGAGAGCCCGTCACGGCTCACGCATCCGGATCTGGATGTGCTGGCAAGCGTGACCCGGGCGATCCACCAGGAGTGTCCGCTCGGCATCGAGTACCACTCGATCTCCAGTGGCCGCACCGAGCGGGAGATCGTCCCGTTCGCGCTGATCGACAACGGTCTGCGCTGGCACGTCCGCGCCTTCGACCGGAAGTCCCAAGAGTTCCGGGATTTCGTCATCACTCGGATCAAGCGCCCGGTGGTGCTCAAGGGGCAGCCCGTGGCGCCCCACGAAACAAGCGATCAGGACATTCAGTGGACCCGGATCGTCGAGCTCGAGTTGGTGCCGCACCCGGATCAACCCCGGCCGGAGATCACCGAGATGGATTACGGCATGCAGGGCGGCGTGCTGCGGATGAATCTGCGCGCCGCCACCGCCGGATACATCCTGCGCAAATGGAGTGTCGACTGCTCCCCTGACCACAGTTTGCGCGGGCACGAGTACCGTTTATGGCTCAAAGACCACTTGGCAATTTATGGAGTCAAGAATGCGACTTTGGCACCTGGCTATAAATCGCAAGAACAAAAAATAGCAGAAGCGGAGGCTGACTGA
- a CDS encoding ADP-ribosylglycohydrolase family protein, which produces MQDFAELHLKPETLARYGLPDIPYPVPAADLKSALLDNGDLPLAVMLHGLQQRSRDGEAEWQQVEPAMDRLAELLAPDDARDVVSAAGDHWWLEVGPVDLGGKLVTIQRGDALIAAITARDDGRLRVAVFRPLDAKSAEYLIGLGQVPHPEHGVCMRENNWEYALDCSAGNGNYYAADRGETYLSYWEKGLGISWDGSNVPEWRKQLDLVARPAARVVAELGVYYTLSGNENEEPVADTGAAEEFETAAAPAWRSKRQQKRTVQGRFLGCLLGGAVGDALGAPVEFMKRAEILRRFGPKGITQYAPAYGGLGTITDDTQMTLFTAEGLIRGWVRGCFKGITTYSGVTAHAYLRWLQTQGERPTCDINFGTDEPGWLLQQRPLHSRRAPGNTCLSALRAMNSLGEPARNDSKGCGGVMRVAPVGLFAWRLRQYESPQDAFRLGTELAALTHGHPTGALTGGVLAVLILALTDGASLREALAAAKRLLPAEPGHDETLRAIEMAEELADSGLPHEEAIARLGQGWIAEEALAISIYCALVARNFKHGVILAVNHDGDSDSTGAIVGNLLGAMHGVKAIPAEWLEPLELRDVITELAEDLYAFKDWAIGEYSDNEELNQRIWRKYPGF; this is translated from the coding sequence ATGCAAGATTTCGCGGAGCTTCACCTCAAGCCAGAGACGCTGGCGCGGTACGGGTTGCCGGACATCCCGTACCCGGTCCCAGCGGCCGATCTGAAGTCGGCCCTGCTCGATAACGGGGACCTGCCGCTGGCCGTGATGCTGCACGGTCTGCAGCAGCGTAGCCGGGATGGGGAGGCCGAATGGCAGCAGGTCGAACCCGCAATGGATCGGCTTGCCGAGCTATTGGCGCCCGACGATGCCCGCGATGTCGTTTCAGCCGCTGGTGACCACTGGTGGCTCGAGGTCGGGCCCGTAGACCTCGGCGGCAAACTGGTCACCATCCAACGTGGCGATGCTCTGATCGCTGCCATCACCGCCCGGGACGACGGACGATTGCGGGTGGCCGTGTTTCGCCCGTTGGACGCCAAGAGCGCGGAATACCTGATCGGGCTGGGGCAAGTGCCTCACCCTGAGCACGGTGTCTGCATGCGCGAGAACAACTGGGAGTACGCGCTCGACTGCTCTGCCGGCAACGGCAACTACTACGCTGCCGACCGGGGCGAGACCTACCTGTCCTACTGGGAGAAAGGCCTGGGCATCAGTTGGGACGGCTCCAATGTGCCCGAGTGGCGCAAGCAGCTGGACCTTGTCGCCCGGCCCGCCGCCCGCGTCGTCGCAGAGCTGGGCGTCTACTACACCTTGTCCGGCAACGAGAACGAGGAGCCTGTGGCCGATACAGGCGCGGCGGAAGAGTTCGAGACAGCGGCAGCACCGGCCTGGCGCAGCAAGCGCCAGCAAAAGCGCACGGTTCAGGGGCGGTTTCTGGGCTGCCTACTCGGCGGCGCAGTCGGCGATGCGCTGGGTGCACCGGTGGAGTTCATGAAGCGGGCCGAGATTCTGCGTCGCTTCGGCCCGAAGGGCATCACCCAGTACGCACCGGCTTATGGTGGCCTGGGGACGATCACCGACGACACGCAGATGACCTTGTTTACCGCCGAGGGGTTGATCAGAGGCTGGGTGCGCGGCTGCTTCAAGGGCATCACGACGTACTCCGGGGTCACGGCTCACGCCTATTTGCGCTGGCTGCAAACCCAAGGCGAACGCCCGACATGCGACATCAATTTCGGCACCGATGAGCCTGGCTGGCTGCTTCAGCAGCGTCCGCTGCACAGCCGTCGCGCACCGGGCAACACGTGCCTATCGGCCCTGCGGGCGATGAACTCCCTCGGGGAGCCGGCCCGCAACGACAGCAAGGGTTGCGGCGGCGTCATGCGGGTTGCGCCAGTCGGTCTGTTCGCCTGGCGACTGCGGCAGTACGAATCTCCCCAAGACGCCTTCCGGCTGGGTACCGAGTTGGCTGCGCTGACCCATGGCCACCCGACCGGAGCCCTGACCGGTGGTGTGCTGGCTGTGCTGATCCTGGCGCTGACCGATGGCGCGTCGCTGCGCGAAGCACTGGCCGCCGCCAAACGCCTCCTGCCAGCCGAGCCCGGCCATGATGAGACGCTGCGGGCAATAGAGATGGCCGAGGAGTTGGCCGATTCCGGTCTGCCCCATGAAGAAGCCATTGCCCGGCTGGGCCAGGGCTGGATCGCCGAGGAGGCCCTGGCGATCTCCATCTATTGCGCGCTGGTCGCCCGCAATTTCAAACACGGCGTGATCTTGGCGGTGAACCACGATGGCGATTCCGACTCGACCGGAGCGATCGTCGGCAACCTGCTGGGCGCGATGCATGGCGTGAAGGCAATCCCTGCCGAGTGGCTGGAGCCGCTGGAACTGCGCGACGTCATCACCGAATTGGCGGAAGACCTCTACGCCTTCAAGGATTGGGCAATCGGCGAGTACAGCGACAACGAAGAGCTGAACCAGCGGATCTGGCGGAAGTACCCGGGATTCTGA